A section of the Rhizomicrobium sp. genome encodes:
- a CDS encoding ATP-binding protein, with product MPSSLETPPGSWSLVAVAALLAIAIYAVDTYTPTAVAVAVLYVIVILLCANALSREGTVYVSAGCAALAVVSYLVQHGLFGLDAPFARLIMCLAAIGITGLLAYRNQTSQMNLRRAERELRATLDTIPALVMRTRPDGMVDFMNARWTAQGFAAEELRTNWLDLLHPDDRADMSEKRSQSIASGEAYEAELRLRRADGEYRWLLSHTVPVCDEKGRVVARYVAATDIEDRKRAEAALHTAQAELTHVTRMTTLGEFTASIAHEVNQPLAAIVTNGEVCLRLLEIEPLDKQELIETTRDIIASGRRASEIITRVRALSRKGETKKAALDLNEVIEEVIPLLRGEALKYQLALRLEQASALRPVWGDRVELQQVLINLIVNGMEAMAPVLDDTREVVIRSRQCDSGGALVEVVDRGIGLKSEDTRQMFNAFFTTKPNGMGMGLAICRSIIESHGGKLWATSNGGRGATLQFALPPYRGAHS from the coding sequence ATGCCGTCGTCTTTGGAGACCCCACCCGGCTCATGGAGCCTTGTCGCAGTAGCCGCCCTCCTCGCCATCGCGATCTATGCCGTCGACACCTACACGCCCACCGCCGTCGCCGTGGCGGTCCTTTACGTCATCGTCATCCTGCTGTGCGCGAACGCGCTCTCCCGGGAGGGAACGGTCTATGTCTCGGCCGGTTGCGCGGCGCTCGCCGTCGTCAGCTATCTGGTGCAGCACGGCCTGTTCGGGCTGGACGCGCCCTTCGCGCGGCTCATCATGTGCCTCGCAGCGATCGGGATCACCGGCCTTCTGGCCTATCGCAACCAGACCTCGCAGATGAACCTGCGACGGGCCGAACGGGAGCTGCGCGCCACGCTCGACACCATCCCCGCGCTCGTGATGCGCACCAGGCCGGACGGAATGGTCGATTTCATGAACGCGCGCTGGACGGCGCAGGGCTTCGCCGCCGAGGAGCTGCGGACCAATTGGCTCGACCTCCTCCATCCGGACGACCGCGCCGACATGTCGGAAAAGCGCTCGCAATCGATTGCGAGCGGCGAGGCCTATGAGGCGGAACTCCGCCTGCGCCGCGCCGACGGCGAATATCGCTGGCTCCTCAGCCACACGGTCCCGGTGTGCGACGAAAAAGGGCGCGTGGTGGCCCGCTATGTCGCGGCGACCGACATCGAGGATCGAAAGCGCGCCGAAGCGGCGCTGCACACGGCGCAGGCGGAACTGACCCATGTGACCCGGATGACGACCTTGGGCGAGTTCACCGCGTCGATCGCCCACGAGGTCAATCAGCCGCTGGCTGCGATCGTCACCAACGGTGAGGTGTGCCTGCGCCTGCTCGAGATCGAGCCTCTCGACAAGCAGGAGCTGATCGAGACGACACGCGACATCATCGCCAGCGGCCGCCGCGCCAGCGAGATCATCACCCGCGTGCGCGCCCTGTCGCGCAAGGGAGAAACGAAAAAGGCCGCGCTCGACCTCAACGAGGTCATCGAGGAGGTCATCCCGCTGCTGCGGGGCGAGGCGCTCAAATACCAGCTCGCGCTGCGTCTGGAACAAGCCTCGGCGCTGCGGCCGGTCTGGGGCGACCGGGTCGAGCTGCAGCAGGTGCTCATCAACCTGATCGTCAACGGCATGGAGGCCATGGCGCCCGTCCTGGACGATACCCGCGAGGTGGTGATCCGCTCGCGCCAATGCGATTCCGGCGGCGCGCTGGTCGAGGTGGTCGACCGCGGGATCGGCCTCAAGAGCGAGGACACGCGGCAGATGTTCAACGCCTTCTTCACCACCAAGCCGAACGGCATGGGCATGGGGCTGGCGATCTGCCGTTCGATCATCGAAAGCCATGGCGGCAAATTGTGGGCGACGAGCAACGGGGGGCGGGGCGCGACACTGCAATTCGCCCTGCCGCCATACCGGGGAGCGCATTCGTGA